In Pseudomonas sp. MYb327, one DNA window encodes the following:
- a CDS encoding helix-turn-helix domain-containing protein, translating to MRADDDGPLQTQATGETVMRYHLCWKHRDLDGVMALYHPDVQYNDFFQNRVMGLDELREYVRVSMPRNPDEALEHSDRIRLDGNTAFIQYQMTLRGTNGLVSFRSSEAITVRDGLIWRVNEYASLVREQLASQSASKRRPAESRLGLSPRQLSFMAEDLQQYFLSKQPYLDPELDLQRVAKECGYSRNQISYLLNQVLGQSFYRYVNQARLQHLLAALDNATPPVRVDELAFAAGFNSLSAFYSCFRQHTGQSPKAYAKQISLRARAQDSL from the coding sequence ATGCGCGCTGATGATGATGGTCCGTTGCAAACCCAGGCCACGGGCGAGACGGTCATGCGCTATCACTTGTGCTGGAAGCACCGGGACCTGGATGGCGTCATGGCGCTGTATCACCCCGACGTCCAGTACAACGATTTTTTCCAGAACCGAGTGATGGGCCTGGATGAACTGCGTGAGTACGTGCGCGTCAGCATGCCGCGCAATCCGGATGAAGCACTGGAACACTCGGACCGAATCCGTCTGGATGGCAACACGGCGTTCATTCAATACCAGATGACCTTGCGCGGCACTAACGGGCTGGTGTCGTTTCGCTCCAGTGAAGCGATTACCGTGCGCGATGGCTTGATCTGGCGCGTTAACGAATATGCCTCGCTGGTCCGCGAGCAACTGGCCAGCCAGAGCGCCAGTAAGCGGCGTCCGGCCGAGAGTCGGCTTGGCTTATCGCCGCGTCAATTGAGCTTCATGGCCGAAGACCTCCAGCAATACTTCCTGAGCAAACAGCCTTACCTCGATCCCGAACTCGATCTGCAACGCGTGGCGAAGGAGTGCGGGTACAGCCGCAATCAGATTTCCTATCTGCTCAATCAAGTGCTGGGTCAGAGCTTTTATCGCTACGTCAACCAGGCACGCCTGCAACACTTGCTCGCAGCGCTGGACAACGCCACGCCGCCGGTGCGCGTTGACGAACTGGCATTTGCTGCCGGTTTCAACTCACTGTCGGCGTTCTACAGCTGTTTCCGCCAGCACACTGGCCAGTCGCCCAAGGCTTACGCGAAACAAATTTCTTTGCGTGCACGCGCGCAAGACAGCCTCTGA
- a CDS encoding DUF1652 domain-containing protein, producing the protein MNKGFSKVTFPNACQLMRWHFHPMGFEASMDAPGSMIARLFDRATGETMIAIAGIPCATVMNAADVERIIEAVEDELETFIPPVALRSYA; encoded by the coding sequence ATGAATAAAGGATTCAGTAAGGTCACATTTCCAAACGCCTGCCAGCTGATGCGCTGGCATTTTCATCCCATGGGTTTTGAGGCGAGCATGGACGCCCCGGGCAGCATGATTGCCCGTTTGTTTGATCGGGCCACTGGCGAGACCATGATCGCCATTGCCGGCATTCCTTGCGCAACGGTCATGAATGCCGCCGATGTAGAACGAATAATCGAAGCCGTGGAAGATGAGCTTGAGACGTTCATTCCCCCGGTGGCGCTCAGGAGTTATGCCTGA
- a CDS encoding LysR family transcriptional regulator — MLRELKTFIAVTRYGTFAAAGMHIGLTQSAVSAQIRNLEQTLGIRLFDRTGRQAFLNAAGQRALPMAREILETFHRMAVSDEVGEYRGELKIGAVATAQTGLLPQALLRLRQQAPLLEPKLVPGVSLNLLSQVDTGEVDLAILIKPPFELPKELSAQLIRREPFVLIVPMDLEGEEPLQLLAEHPHVRYDRNSFGGRLVTRFLRERQIDVHVVLELDELEAIVKMVECGLGVSLLPEAGLWLEHGAKVRVIRLGDLTFYREMVLLQRYSQRTQPIQQLFASCLIPNDG, encoded by the coding sequence ATGTTGCGAGAACTGAAAACCTTCATCGCGGTAACGCGCTACGGCACGTTCGCGGCGGCCGGCATGCACATCGGCCTGACGCAGTCGGCGGTCAGTGCGCAGATTCGCAACCTGGAACAAACCCTCGGCATTCGCCTGTTCGATCGCACTGGACGGCAGGCGTTTCTCAATGCGGCGGGCCAGCGTGCGTTACCCATGGCCAGGGAAATCCTCGAAACCTTCCATCGGATGGCGGTCAGCGACGAGGTCGGCGAATACCGTGGCGAGTTGAAAATTGGCGCTGTGGCCACTGCACAGACCGGCCTGCTGCCCCAGGCACTGCTGCGTTTGCGCCAGCAGGCACCCCTGCTCGAACCGAAACTGGTACCCGGCGTGTCACTGAACTTGTTGAGTCAGGTGGACACGGGCGAAGTGGACCTGGCGATCCTGATCAAGCCCCCGTTCGAACTTCCCAAGGAGCTATCGGCGCAGTTGATTCGCCGGGAGCCGTTCGTACTGATTGTGCCAATGGACCTTGAAGGCGAAGAGCCGTTGCAGTTGCTCGCCGAGCATCCCCATGTACGCTACGACCGCAATTCGTTCGGCGGCCGGCTGGTCACGCGGTTTCTGCGCGAACGGCAGATTGATGTGCACGTTGTACTGGAACTGGATGAGCTCGAAGCCATCGTCAAAATGGTCGAATGCGGATTGGGCGTATCGCTGCTACCCGAGGCAGGGTTGTGGCTTGAGCATGGGGCGAAGGTCAGGGTGATTCGCTTGGGCGACTTGACGTTTTATCGAGAGATGGTGTTGTTGCAGCGCTATAGCCAGCGAACTCAACCGATTCAGCAGTTGTTTGCCAGTTGTCTGATACCGAACGATGGCTGA
- a CDS encoding VOC family protein, which produces MQLSPFHLAIPVYDLAAARHFYGSVFGLEEGRSSEHWVDFNFFGHQLVIHLAPKNASQEAAHTNAVDGHDVPVPHFGVVLAMAEWEALAERLKSLETRFVIEPGIRFQGLVGEQATMFLFDPCGNALEFKAFKDIGQLFAK; this is translated from the coding sequence ATGCAACTCTCCCCTTTCCACTTGGCCATTCCGGTCTATGACCTGGCCGCCGCACGGCACTTCTATGGCAGCGTGTTTGGCCTCGAAGAAGGTCGTTCCAGCGAGCACTGGGTTGATTTCAATTTTTTCGGCCATCAACTGGTGATTCACCTTGCGCCGAAGAACGCCTCACAGGAAGCCGCCCATACCAATGCCGTAGACGGCCATGACGTGCCGGTGCCGCATTTCGGTGTGGTGTTGGCAATGGCGGAATGGGAGGCGTTGGCTGAACGTTTGAAGTCGCTGGAGACACGCTTCGTTATTGAGCCAGGGATTCGTTTTCAGGGATTGGTCGGTGAGCAGGCGACGATGTTCCTGTTCGATCCTTGCGGCAATGCGCTGGAGTTCAAGGCGTTTAAGGATATTGGGCAGTTGTTTGCTAAATAG
- a CDS encoding GGDEF domain-containing protein produces the protein MLISGKPHKTGVRADPMRTPQQERELLRDLARKAEQELIGVQMASMDELTLLPNRHGFLALAQAGLEACMQLERPATLLFFNLDDFKRINYLFGRNEGDNALKIFADVLRIGFRESDVIGRLEGATFVALLTGSNSVDTQAIQARLEEMLDERTATVHRGYDIRFNIGQIEHDPAVHGSVEELLAEAETALGR, from the coding sequence ATGTTGATTTCAGGCAAACCGCACAAAACTGGCGTTCGCGCCGACCCCATGCGGACGCCACAGCAGGAGCGCGAACTTCTGCGCGACCTTGCCCGCAAGGCTGAGCAAGAACTGATAGGCGTACAGATGGCGAGCATGGATGAGCTCACGTTGCTGCCCAACCGCCATGGCTTCCTGGCACTGGCTCAAGCGGGACTGGAGGCCTGCATGCAACTGGAAAGACCGGCGACCTTGCTGTTTTTCAACCTGGACGACTTCAAGCGCATCAACTACCTGTTTGGCCGTAATGAGGGCGACAATGCTCTCAAGATCTTCGCCGATGTGTTGCGCATCGGATTCAGGGAAAGCGACGTGATCGGGCGGCTGGAAGGTGCCACTTTTGTCGCCTTGTTGACCGGTTCCAATAGCGTGGACACCCAGGCGATACAGGCCCGGCTTGAGGAGATGCTTGATGAACGGACTGCCACGGTGCATCGCGGGTATGACATAAGGTTTAACATCGGGCAGATCGAACATGACCCAGCAGTGCATGGTTCGGTTGAAGAGCTCTTGGCTGAGGCGGAAACGGCGTTGGGCCGTTAA
- a CDS encoding xanthine dehydrogenase family protein molybdopterin-binding subunit, with protein MDSFSPLSRRNFLKGSAVLGGGLVVAFVIPGAHRFAMGAENQGNVFAPNAFLRIGNDNSVTVLLGHSEMGQGIWTGLTMLIAEELDADWSKIRVEHSPASAKDYGLAGFGGMQITGGSTSTWMEFDRYRQAGAAARLMLIEAAAKRFNVAPSEIRTESGVVIAGEQRATYGELADDAGKLPVPDPASIKLKEAKDWKLIGKPTKRLDTPEKITGRAKFGMDVQFDGLMTAMVARSPVFGGSVKSFEGAGALAIPGVRKVVQVPTGVAVIADHYWAAKLGRDALTVEWDLGPNIDLDSQALLERFRKLATTPGTSASQAGDTKAALAKAAKTIDVEYSVPYLAHAPMEPLNCTVSITQDKCEIWTGTQFQTLDQMVAGKITGLKPEQVEIHTEFLGGGFGRRANPTSDFVAEAVQVAKAAGGPVKTVWAREDDIRGGYYRSAFLHHATVGLGADGLPLAWKHVMVGQSIMAGTMLEAAMVKNGIDKTSVEGVADSPYLEGLVNHQVELHSPQTGITVLWLRSVGHTHTGFVMESLIDELATAAGKDPVEYRRTLLKDHPRHLGVLNLAVEKANWQAPLPDGHALGVAVHESFGSYVAQVAEVSQDNLAIRVHRVVCAVDCGIAVNPQSIAAQMESCITFGLGFTLHSKLTFKDGQVVQSNYHDYQVLRLNEMPAVEVHIVPSSEKPGGIGEAGVPPTAPAVANAVFALTGQRLRELPLQLSGV; from the coding sequence ATGGATAGCTTCAGTCCGTTATCGCGCCGGAATTTTCTCAAGGGCAGTGCTGTGCTGGGCGGCGGCCTGGTGGTGGCGTTTGTTATTCCCGGTGCCCATCGTTTTGCCATGGGCGCCGAGAACCAGGGCAACGTGTTCGCACCAAATGCATTTCTGCGTATCGGCAATGACAACAGTGTCACGGTATTACTTGGTCATTCGGAAATGGGCCAGGGCATCTGGACCGGCCTGACCATGCTGATTGCCGAAGAACTGGATGCCGACTGGTCGAAAATTCGCGTCGAACATTCACCAGCGTCTGCCAAGGATTACGGTTTGGCCGGGTTTGGCGGAATGCAAATCACCGGCGGCTCGACCTCGACCTGGATGGAGTTCGATCGTTACCGCCAGGCCGGTGCGGCGGCGCGGTTGATGTTGATCGAGGCAGCAGCCAAGCGCTTCAACGTTGCGCCTTCCGAGATTCGCACCGAATCCGGCGTCGTGATTGCTGGTGAGCAACGCGCCACCTACGGCGAACTGGCCGATGACGCGGGCAAGCTGCCGGTGCCGGATCCGGCGTCGATCAAGCTCAAAGAGGCCAAGGACTGGAAACTCATCGGCAAACCCACCAAACGCCTGGACACGCCGGAAAAAATCACCGGGCGGGCGAAGTTCGGCATGGACGTGCAGTTCGACGGCTTGATGACGGCGATGGTCGCGCGGTCCCCGGTGTTTGGCGGCAGTGTCAAATCCTTCGAAGGTGCCGGGGCGCTTGCGATACCTGGCGTGCGTAAAGTGGTGCAGGTGCCGACCGGCGTGGCGGTCATCGCCGACCACTACTGGGCGGCGAAGCTGGGGCGCGATGCGTTGACGGTTGAGTGGGATCTGGGACCGAACATCGATCTCGACAGTCAGGCGCTGTTGGAGCGCTTCCGCAAACTCGCGACCACGCCCGGTACGTCCGCCAGTCAGGCTGGCGATACCAAGGCTGCACTGGCCAAAGCGGCGAAAACCATTGATGTCGAGTACAGCGTGCCTTACCTGGCCCATGCCCCGATGGAGCCGCTCAATTGCACCGTGAGCATTACCCAGGACAAATGCGAGATCTGGACCGGGACGCAGTTTCAGACCCTCGACCAAATGGTCGCCGGGAAAATCACCGGGCTTAAACCCGAGCAGGTCGAGATTCACACCGAATTCCTCGGCGGCGGCTTTGGCAGGCGAGCCAACCCGACCTCGGATTTTGTCGCCGAAGCGGTGCAGGTCGCCAAGGCAGCAGGCGGACCGGTCAAGACCGTTTGGGCGCGGGAGGATGATATCCGGGGTGGCTATTACCGCTCAGCCTTCCTGCACCATGCAACGGTGGGCCTCGGTGCGGATGGCCTGCCCCTGGCCTGGAAACACGTAATGGTCGGGCAATCGATCATGGCCGGGACCATGCTGGAAGCGGCGATGGTCAAGAACGGCATCGACAAAACCTCCGTCGAAGGCGTGGCCGACAGTCCCTACCTCGAAGGGCTGGTCAACCATCAAGTTGAACTGCACTCGCCGCAAACCGGCATCACCGTGCTGTGGCTGCGGTCGGTGGGGCACACCCACACAGGGTTCGTCATGGAATCGTTGATCGATGAACTGGCCACGGCGGCGGGCAAGGACCCGGTGGAGTACCGACGCACCTTGCTCAAGGACCATCCGCGACATCTCGGCGTGTTGAACCTGGCCGTGGAAAAAGCCAACTGGCAAGCGCCGTTGCCGGACGGTCATGCCTTGGGCGTGGCGGTGCATGAGTCTTTCGGCAGTTACGTGGCGCAGGTGGCCGAAGTGTCCCAGGACAACCTGGCGATCCGCGTGCATCGGGTGGTGTGTGCGGTGGATTGCGGGATTGCGGTCAATCCGCAGAGCATCGCCGCGCAGATGGAATCGTGCATCACCTTCGGCCTCGGCTTCACCTTGCACAGCAAACTGACCTTTAAGGACGGGCAGGTGGTGCAGTCCAATTACCACGATTACCAAGTGCTGCGGCTGAACGAAATGCCGGCGGTGGAGGTGCACATTGTGCCCAGCAGCGAAAAACCGGGTGGCATCGGCGAGGCGGGTGTGCCGCCCACGGCACCGGCCGTTGCCAACGCGGTGTTCGCCCTGACCGGGCAACGCCTGCGGGAACTGCCGCTGCAACTGTCGGGGGTGTGA
- a CDS encoding (2Fe-2S)-binding protein, with protein sequence MLTLNINGQDQELDVPADMPLLWVLRDVAHLTGTKFGCGMAQCGACTVHIDGAPLRSCITPATAVAHGQKILTIEGLSTDGSHPVQQAWAELDVVQCGYCQSGQIMSAAALLAKIPQPTDSDIDQALSGNICRCGTYPRIRAAVKRAAELG encoded by the coding sequence ATGCTGACCCTCAATATCAATGGTCAGGACCAGGAGCTGGATGTCCCCGCGGACATGCCGCTGTTGTGGGTCCTGCGTGATGTCGCGCACCTGACCGGAACCAAGTTCGGCTGTGGCATGGCGCAGTGCGGCGCCTGCACCGTGCACATCGACGGCGCTCCGCTGCGCTCCTGCATCACCCCCGCCACGGCGGTGGCCCATGGGCAGAAAATCCTCACCATCGAAGGCCTGTCCACCGACGGTTCGCACCCGGTGCAACAAGCCTGGGCTGAACTCGATGTGGTCCAATGCGGTTACTGTCAGTCCGGGCAGATTATGTCGGCAGCGGCTTTGTTGGCGAAGATTCCGCAGCCCACCGACAGCGACATCGATCAGGCGCTGTCGGGCAACATTTGCCGCTGCGGCACCTATCCAAGAATTCGCGCCGCGGTCAAACGCGCCGCTGAACTGGGTTGA
- a CDS encoding NnrS family protein encodes MCKLAAAPVFSLGFRPFFLAGAAFAALAVAIWALWLYGRLPGAQPVGSMLAWHRHEMPFGFAAAIIAGFLLTAVPNWTGRPGLNGWPLIWLVLVWLLARLAWLLPISPAWLLLLQLPFLPLLTGILGRDLIAAGKRENYPILLMVMLLAGCQAMTLWGISTDNVGLQRRGVLTALWLIGALMSVIGGRVIPFFIQRGLNRPAQPAVNPLPTKVLLVSGLLTALTFTLGLNDVPRLWLAVLFLLMGSLHLIRLWRWHDRGIWRVPLLWSLYLSYVWLVVAVFAMVLWHAGLMPQQSLATHSLSVGGIGGLILAMTARVSLGHTGRPLLPSKAIVVGFGLVLMAGVSRVLLVPFSGWGLGLSALLWCAAFGLFLLRYTGILIKPRV; translated from the coding sequence ATGTGTAAATTGGCCGCCGCTCCCGTCTTCAGTCTCGGCTTTCGTCCGTTCTTCCTCGCAGGCGCCGCGTTCGCCGCACTGGCGGTGGCAATCTGGGCGCTGTGGCTATACGGCCGTTTGCCCGGTGCGCAACCGGTGGGCAGCATGCTCGCCTGGCATCGGCACGAGATGCCGTTCGGATTTGCCGCCGCGATCATCGCCGGGTTCCTGCTGACAGCAGTACCTAACTGGACTGGTCGCCCTGGGCTCAACGGCTGGCCACTTATCTGGCTGGTGCTGGTCTGGCTGCTGGCGCGACTGGCCTGGCTGCTGCCGATTTCTCCTGCGTGGTTGCTGTTGTTGCAGCTGCCTTTTTTGCCGTTGTTGACCGGGATACTGGGGCGCGACCTGATCGCTGCCGGCAAGCGCGAAAACTACCCGATTTTGTTGATGGTCATGCTGCTGGCCGGTTGTCAGGCCATGACGTTGTGGGGCATCTCCACCGATAATGTCGGCTTGCAGCGACGTGGAGTATTAACCGCCTTGTGGCTGATCGGCGCACTGATGAGCGTGATCGGTGGACGTGTGATCCCGTTCTTCATCCAGCGTGGCTTGAATCGTCCAGCACAGCCTGCGGTCAATCCGCTACCCACCAAGGTCCTGCTGGTGAGCGGACTGCTGACCGCGCTGACTTTTACCCTCGGCTTGAATGACGTCCCGAGGCTTTGGCTGGCGGTGTTGTTTTTATTGATGGGCAGTCTGCACCTGATTCGTCTGTGGCGTTGGCATGACCGTGGTATCTGGCGAGTGCCGCTGTTGTGGTCGCTGTATCTGTCGTATGTCTGGCTGGTAGTGGCGGTTTTCGCCATGGTGCTGTGGCACGCCGGCCTGATGCCGCAGCAGAGCCTGGCGACTCATTCACTGTCGGTGGGCGGTATTGGCGGGTTAATTCTGGCGATGACTGCCCGGGTCAGCCTTGGGCATACCGGCCGGCCATTGCTGCCTTCGAAAGCAATTGTGGTGGGGTTCGGCCTGGTATTGATGGCTGGGGTTTCGCGGGTGTTGCTGGTGCCGTTTTCCGGCTGGGGACTGGGGTTGTCGGCGTTGCTTTGGTGTGCGGCGTTTGGGTTGTTTCTCCTGCGTTATACCGGGATTCTGATCAAGCCACGGGTCTAG
- a CDS encoding transmembrane sensor/regulator PpyR yields the protein MFHFFSNPQNVLHLSSRVLIVGLAMLLAGIYGAYLYNGHLSIPAQVALHAMTIIGPTLLKIGYVMRLLSQHRLSKPQRVALA from the coding sequence ATGTTCCATTTCTTCAGCAATCCTCAGAATGTCCTGCACCTTTCGAGCCGCGTGCTTATCGTTGGCCTGGCAATGTTGCTCGCCGGGATCTATGGCGCTTACCTCTACAACGGTCATCTGTCGATCCCGGCGCAAGTGGCGCTGCACGCCATGACCATCATCGGGCCGACGCTGCTGAAAATCGGCTACGTCATGCGCCTGCTGTCCCAGCACCGGTTGAGCAAACCTCAGCGCGTAGCGTTGGCCTGA
- a CDS encoding VOC family protein gives MLHIQKLTPCLWFDGQAEEAAKFYCAIFDHSKITAITHYGEAGKEFHGREVGSVMTVSFELDGQTFTGLNGGPNFIFNEAISFQVNCQTQEEVDHFWGRLSAGGPVEAQQCGWLKDKFGVSWQIVPVAMMEMIKDPDTIKSQRAMLAMMHMKKLDIAELQRAFNGES, from the coding sequence ATGCTTCATATTCAAAAACTCACACCCTGCCTGTGGTTCGATGGTCAGGCCGAAGAGGCTGCGAAGTTTTATTGCGCGATCTTCGATCATTCGAAAATCACCGCCATCACCCACTATGGCGAGGCTGGTAAAGAATTCCATGGTCGCGAAGTCGGTTCGGTCATGACGGTCAGTTTCGAACTCGACGGGCAGACATTTACCGGCCTTAACGGTGGCCCGAACTTCATCTTCAACGAAGCGATTTCGTTCCAGGTCAACTGCCAGACCCAGGAAGAAGTCGACCACTTCTGGGGGCGCCTGTCCGCCGGCGGGCCAGTCGAGGCGCAACAGTGCGGCTGGCTCAAGGACAAATTCGGAGTGTCCTGGCAGATCGTGCCAGTCGCCATGATGGAGATGATCAAAGACCCCGACACGATCAAATCCCAGCGTGCGATGCTGGCGATGATGCACATGAAAAAACTCGATATCGCTGAGCTGCAACGAGCCTTTAACGGCGAGAGCTAA
- a CDS encoding AraC family transcriptional regulator, with amino-acid sequence MKLSKPRDTNKAPRFWRDDALPFIEARSIADGREVCYTRHSHEHFSIGAITAGRSTYIHEQSYFEVSIGTVVLMNPGDVHACNPIDDQPWSYLMLYVDTAWLTDLQHQLGFSNDLAFRRFAVTHIADRELFDGLKALYEVLVDQQQDVLRKHSAAVEFFTEVQLRLNPVDQPLREPNFKLERAADFIRDHCTQILKLEDICEAAQLSPSYLIRAFKQHYGMTPHAFLVNRRIQFAQDQLRNGKLIADVALEAGFADQAHFQRAFKQHLAATPGQYRG; translated from the coding sequence ATGAAGCTCTCCAAGCCCCGGGACACCAACAAAGCCCCGCGTTTCTGGCGCGATGACGCCCTGCCCTTCATCGAAGCCCGCTCCATCGCCGACGGGCGCGAGGTCTGTTACACCCGGCATTCCCACGAGCACTTTTCCATCGGGGCGATTACCGCCGGGCGCAGTACCTATATCCATGAGCAATCGTACTTCGAGGTCAGTATTGGCACCGTCGTGCTGATGAACCCCGGTGATGTCCACGCCTGCAATCCGATCGATGATCAGCCCTGGTCCTACCTGATGCTCTATGTCGACACCGCTTGGCTCACCGATTTGCAGCATCAGTTGGGGTTCAGCAACGATCTGGCGTTTCGCCGGTTCGCAGTCACCCATATCGCGGACCGCGAACTGTTCGACGGATTGAAGGCTTTATATGAGGTGCTGGTCGATCAGCAGCAGGACGTGTTGCGCAAGCACAGCGCAGCGGTGGAGTTTTTCACCGAAGTGCAGCTACGGCTGAACCCGGTCGATCAACCGTTGCGCGAGCCCAACTTCAAGCTGGAACGCGCTGCCGATTTCATCCGCGATCACTGCACGCAAATACTCAAGCTCGAAGACATCTGCGAAGCGGCGCAACTGTCGCCGTCCTACCTGATCCGCGCGTTCAAGCAACACTACGGCATGACGCCCCATGCTTTTCTGGTTAACCGGCGCATCCAGTTCGCCCAGGATCAGTTGCGCAACGGCAAGTTGATCGCCGACGTGGCACTGGAAGCGGGATTTGCCGATCAAGCGCATTTTCAACGGGCATTCAAACAGCACCTGGCGGCAACACCGGGGCAGTATCGCGGCTGA
- a CDS encoding LysE family translocator codes for MSLMMSMAAFALAASITPGPVNIVALSSGARFGFRASQWHVAGATLGFVLLLVLMGLGLHELLRIWPAMTQVVQWAGVAFLLYMAFKLAADNGQLESKESGRAPTMLYGAVMQWLNPKAWLACVAGMGAFVADGEARLVWQFAAVYLVICYLSVGCWAYAGTFLRGYLHNPVGMRWFNRVMALLLAVSAIYLVLP; via the coding sequence ATGAGTCTGATGATGTCCATGGCGGCGTTTGCGTTGGCCGCTTCGATAACGCCGGGGCCGGTGAATATTGTGGCGTTGAGTTCCGGGGCGCGTTTCGGTTTTCGCGCCAGCCAGTGGCACGTCGCAGGAGCGACCCTGGGTTTTGTGTTGTTGCTGGTGCTGATGGGGCTGGGCTTGCATGAGTTGCTACGAATTTGGCCGGCCATGACTCAAGTGGTGCAGTGGGCGGGCGTGGCGTTCCTGCTCTACATGGCCTTCAAGTTGGCGGCGGATAACGGGCAGCTTGAGTCGAAGGAATCTGGTCGGGCGCCAACGATGTTGTATGGCGCGGTGATGCAGTGGCTCAACCCAAAAGCCTGGCTGGCTTGCGTGGCCGGGATGGGCGCGTTTGTCGCCGATGGCGAAGCACGCCTGGTCTGGCAATTCGCGGCGGTGTACCTGGTGATTTGCTATCTGTCGGTAGGTTGCTGGGCCTATGCCGGGACATTCCTGCGCGGGTACCTGCACAACCCGGTGGGCATGCGCTGGTTCAATCGGGTCATGGCGTTGTTACTGGCGGTGAGTGCGATTTACCTGGTGTTGCCCTAG
- a CDS encoding PLP-dependent aminotransferase family protein produces the protein MPRSRYKSLVDAFAADIRSGQLPPGARLPTHRQLATEHGLALVTASRVYAELESMGLVSGETGRGTFVRETALPPGQGISQSVVAAGMIDLNFNYPSLPGQADLLRNALRQLALSGDLESHLRYQPHAGRLHERAAVAGHLSERGLNVPAEQVLIVSGAQHGLAVTLMTLLKPGDVIAADALTYPGFKTLAETLHLELLPIPVTDKGPDLFALERLCRSRSVRAVYSMPTLHNPLGWVMAADQREQLVTIARRYDLTIIEDAAYAFLAGDAPPPLTEMAPERTVYVSGLSKSVATGLRVGFVAAPVKWVAAFERTIMATTWNTPGVMTALAVAWLEDGTVIKLEAQKRADARARQALAREVLAGLKYISHPNSYFIWLPLGEEARADQIAMALMREQVSVSPAEPFAISTHVPHAIRLALGSVDMDSLREALVKVKRVVGYYA, from the coding sequence ATGCCTCGATCCCGATACAAATCGCTGGTTGATGCCTTTGCGGCTGACATTCGCTCGGGGCAATTGCCCCCCGGTGCGCGTTTGCCAACACATCGTCAACTCGCCACTGAACATGGATTGGCACTGGTCACGGCCAGTCGGGTTTATGCCGAGCTTGAAAGCATGGGCCTTGTCAGCGGCGAAACCGGGCGCGGGACCTTCGTCAGGGAAACGGCACTGCCGCCCGGACAAGGCATCTCACAGTCGGTGGTGGCGGCGGGGATGATTGACCTCAATTTCAACTACCCGTCACTGCCGGGTCAGGCTGATTTGTTGCGTAATGCTCTACGCCAGCTCGCGCTATCCGGAGATCTGGAATCGCACCTGCGTTACCAGCCCCACGCAGGGCGTCTGCATGAGCGGGCTGCGGTCGCGGGTCACCTCAGCGAGCGCGGGCTGAACGTACCGGCCGAGCAGGTGTTGATCGTCAGCGGCGCTCAACATGGGCTGGCGGTGACCTTGATGACGCTGCTCAAGCCTGGGGATGTGATCGCCGCCGATGCGCTGACTTACCCCGGATTCAAGACCCTCGCCGAAACGCTGCACCTTGAGCTCTTGCCCATTCCTGTCACCGACAAGGGGCCTGATTTGTTTGCCTTGGAGAGGTTGTGCCGGAGTCGATCGGTCCGCGCGGTTTATTCGATGCCGACCCTGCATAACCCGTTGGGCTGGGTGATGGCGGCGGATCAGCGCGAGCAGTTGGTGACGATAGCGCGCAGGTACGACCTGACCATCATCGAGGATGCTGCCTACGCGTTTCTCGCCGGAGACGCACCACCGCCCTTGACTGAGATGGCACCTGAAAGAACGGTGTACGTTTCAGGCCTGTCCAAAAGCGTTGCCACCGGGCTACGCGTCGGGTTTGTGGCGGCACCAGTGAAATGGGTGGCGGCATTCGAACGCACGATCATGGCGACCACCTGGAACACCCCCGGCGTAATGACGGCCCTGGCCGTTGCCTGGCTCGAAGACGGCACGGTGATCAAGCTTGAGGCGCAGAAACGTGCGGACGCACGGGCGCGGCAGGCCTTGGCTCGCGAAGTGTTGGCTGGGCTTAAATACATCAGCCATCCGAATTCGTATTTCATTTGGCTACCGCTGGGCGAAGAGGCCCGGGCCGACCAGATCGCCATGGCGTTGATGCGCGAGCAGGTATCGGTGTCGCCCGCCGAGCCCTTTGCAATCTCGACCCACGTGCCGCACGCGATTCGTCTGGCGCTGGGCTCGGTGGACATGGATTCGCTGCGCGAAGCCTTGGTGAAAGTGAAGAGGGTGGTGGGCTATTACGCGTAG